The Lates calcarifer isolate ASB-BC8 linkage group LG19, TLL_Latcal_v3, whole genome shotgun sequence genomic interval CATACCCGCAGACATGCTCCCCTCTttctcatacaaacacatacacatagaggTAAAATACAAGGACATCTAATTCAGCTCAACAGCCCTCCTGTTGAGACTACATGCCCTGCGGAGCTTCTCGTACATCCTTGAAGCTTGTATTTCTGGATTGTGTGACTCACTCTTGTTCACAGCtgcctttttttgctttttttgtctgGGCTAGGGGCTGGCGTCGATAATTAGGGGAGGAAAAGTAAAGTGGTCCAAGGGCGCGCAAAGGATTTCTAATGAGCTGTTTACATTCTCCTTTTCTGTGAACAACTGAGGTAGCACTCGGGAGCACTTGTAAACCGCAGCACTATCTCTTATCAGATCTATAGATCCCTGTGTAGTCCAGAGATgcctggctgctgctgagttTCCTGCCGCAATGGCGTTTAATGGGATGGCAGTGGTGGAAACTGTTTGTCTCTACAGGCCCTGAAGGCTATGTGCAATAATAGTGCAGAGAAAGCTTCAAACTCCTGGGATCAACATTAGATGGTTCGACATGGAGGAACGGTTGAAGCTATTAATGGATGCACTGTATAGCTGTTAGGAAAATctgatgtttaattttaatgttgatttttgtcatgtttaacACAGTCTAACAGTGAGTGATGCCTTCATGGTTTATTTGTAGTGTCAGTAATGGCCTTGGCATCTTCTTGATGAGTTTATTATTAATACACTAACCCTTTTCAGTTCAGATGATGCATTTTAAATACAAAGCCCATGTGGCAGGTGTTGTCAAGGGCATTGAGAGCTGTGGCTGCTTCATTCAGTTTGGAACCGAGGCTTGTATTATGACAATCAATCCCTCCAACTGTCACATCAACATGTAAGGATCTTGGTGAGGATTTTATATCTGGATTTGCAAAACTGCTTCTATCAGTGCTTTGGTGATGCAAGATCAGACCACCATCTGTTAGGAAGGAGCAATAAAAAGCATTGCCTTTAATTTCACTCTCTGCTGGAATAATTAGGCCATTTATATTCCGCACTTCATGATTTAAGAGAGGAGCAAGGGGAAAAGTCGATATTGGGACTATACAGGCAGCGGCATTTCAGCCATCAGCTTGTCCAAGTCACTTTGCTGTTATGATTTATGTATGGCCTTGCTACACGGCTTCACTAGGTAGCACCGCTGTAATATATCCCGCTCCCTGCCATTAATCCTTTCCCTGATAACCTCAACATGCAAGGAAACTCCATCTTAAATCACACGTTGTCACCTGGGAGCTCCACTGACTGGTACTATGAGTGTGCCTTCACCCCTGTggcccccacccaccccaaaaCCCTAAAATACTCTGTATCTGCTGGGGGAGATCCTGAACTAGGGTAGCAGACTGACTTACTGACCTTATCTGACAAGCTTAATATCCCCCCCCCCTCCGGCGCAGACTCCTATCCCTCCCATTTACTTTACAAGGGTGGCAGTAGGGATCAGACAAACAAAGCAGACAGAGGCTAGAATTGCTCTGATGGTAATCATTTCTTGTAGGCTTGAGTAAACCGTCGTATTTAGCAGGGAAAAACAAGTGAATGATTACCACTAATTTGGCCTCTGAATTAGACTGTTACGTAAGGATCTATACTCAAGCTCATGAAAATTCCTCTCGCTCTGACTCTCTCAATCCGGCTAATTTGATCAGAGCTTTTGAAAACAAAGACTTCAAACATTTGTGTAGACTTTGaaccttctccttctcctctcatgTAGGCTGTATGGAGAAATCTGATAAACCTAAAATGACACCTCGTATTTCTACTGTAAAAAAAGAAGGACTTATACAGCTGAATCCCCTGGTAGAACATTTGAAAAGGGCGAAAATATGACAGATCTCTATCTAAAAGTCACACACCTGCTTCTGTCTGCAACTCAAGACCTTTTCTGACCCACCCGAGAACAATAGTCGCACATCTATCTTAACACACTTGTGTATTACCATATTTCATCTGTTTGACCTTCCCAAAGCTCAGCAGGGAACTCTATTACTCTTAGCTTGCCCTGTGTTTCTCCAGCTCCCCTTTCCCCATTTCTGCCTCCAATGTCTCTTTCTTGGTGAGTTCTTGCCCAATGGCGTGTGAGCAGTAATTTGTCATGTCCCTCTAAGCGTAACCAAGATGAGATGGCAGGGGCCCTGGGGCACCAGCCACTGCGCTACCTGAACCACCAACACTTACATAATGGCAGGTTCTGAGAAAaatgggggttgggggggtggaAGGAAGGTATATACAGCACGAGAATACAAGAGAGAAAAGCTCACAGAGATCCTGCAACCAAAGGCAGAAGAGTTGCATTAATCATGACAATACCTTGAGAAGACAACCTCCATTACATCAGTGGAGGGAAGACAGGCTCTCAGAGAGTAGAAGGCAGCAGTCAATGCCGCTGAATATACTAGGCTGATGTTGCTTAAGGGGTTTGGGGAGGAAGGGCTTTGGCGCACTTCCCATGAAATCGCCCACGGCATGCACACAGGACATTCAAGACTGTAGTCTTGGTCTTTGACAAGATCAGCTCCGTAGAGAGACGCTTTCGTCatagaaataaaaagtgaaatttaCTGGACCAGCGGAACATCAAACACGGACATCATGGGAAAAATAGTTTTGACGGGCTATTTAAAAACTCCTGCCATTCCACATTGTTCACTTAGGAGTCAGTCTTAATGGAGTAAGATGAAGAGACTGTTTAATCAAGCCAATGCCGGTAATTTCGCAACATGTCACAAGTGTTTTGCGTTGGACAGGTTTACACCTATTATGTATGGTGAAACTAGGACCCGGGCCCCGCTCCTGAACAAGATTGCATTGACAGCGACATCACAGCTATCACATGACACCTTGCATTGCCGCTGTGAACAAACCGTCTTTGCAAGACGATGGGCACGAAAACCAATTACGCAAGGGAGGACATAAAAGGGGAAAATGCAAATTGAACGATAAAAGCCCCTCATATGGGCAAAAGAGAGCGTGGTTGGTCCGGCTGTGCCTCGGAGCCATGGTGCAGAAAGGCTAGAGAGCTCTGCTGCGAGGTGATAAAATAAAGGGGACCTCGCTTATAATAGCCTGCAATATCTTCACACATCACAGCATCACACATGCTGCACTCACCGGGTGCGTGTTAACTGCGTTTTGctcttctctccttccatctttttttctctcttcctttcatcCATTCCCTCTAtagtctgtttatttatttatcttactCCCCACAGAACAACACCAGCATCAGCACTTAGGATGTCATCGGTTACAAGGAGACAGGTCACACATGCCATACTATAGTGTGTCTGCAGAAAACTGGAAAAtttctcttcctgctgcagTGGCATCCCACAAGGAGCTCTGAGAATGTAGTGTTGAAGGTCGACGCAAACATAACACTGGAGGTAATGTGGTGTGCACCATCTCCGCATCCTGGCCAGATCTCATTTTAAGCAAGGGGCCTCTTGGGGAAGTTTAcgacaaaaacagcagaggctGGAGAGAGCAATGGGCCATATTAAACAAACAGATCAATAGCTGAACAAATCAATTGTTACCAACCTATCTACATGTAATGGCTCCACATCGCTGTGGTCAGTGCCTGGTCATTATACTATAAGTGGGGGGTAGGCAAAATAATTTCCAACAGCTGGCTGTTTTTGCTGATTTGCCCATGcagcaaaataacaacaacacacatctgCGTTTCCAAGGTTATCAGGTCTATTAGTcctgtctgatttttttttccctctctcattttgtcctttttgtcaTTCATGAATCAAGGCCACCCTAGCCACTCCCTCCCTTGTTTTGTATGTCCTctacagagagaggggaggaaagacaGCCGAAGACAGGGTAGCAGCTGTGAGTTTTAGCCTCTTGCTGACTGATGCCTGATGAAGATGATGCCCCAGGGAGGGTCAGTTTTGGCATGGTGGGGTACACatgctcctctgtcctctggaccaacacatcaacaaacaaagcTTCGTAGAAAACACAGTCTGGTCATAATGATAGcagcttttcttcttctgtcttaaTTAGATTACCCTTCCCAGTTGTGTACTGGGGCTATGTTTGGAAATCTTATCTAGACTTTCTATCTTGGCAATTTCTTATCTTTAAACAACTGCAGTGCTGCATTATGATTGCAGAGCCGTTCAATACAGGAACGGGATGGatttaaatgtattgtttttagTTAGTTTACATTACACAGCATTACACAGAGTCTTCTCCATTAATAAAGCCTGAGGAGACAAATAATGTCACTCTCTGCAGCCAATTACTATTTAAGTGAAAAATGTTGCCAATATTTGTCTCttttagtttaatttatttgattttagtttagtttatttgatAATaagttttgtattgtttttttaaaacattttttccacaaaaacTAATTCTCCagataaatgaacaaatatttacagGTAACCTAAATATACTAAACTCTCTTTTcaatgcactgtaaaaaaatgtataacTTTTACACACACTAGCCTACTTTAGCTTAAACATTATCACAAGCTGACTGAAGATAGTGAGcaaagaacacacagacacaaaacctTAAATAAGTTCTAAAATATGAAATCAAATAGACATTTAGCTATCACCAGGCGGAATAATGCGTTATCATCAGTTCTCACAGGGACTATTTCTTTTTGGGGGAGTGCTTCGGATAATAACGGTTCACGGAGACTCTGAGGGTTATTTACAGTAGCTTCTGAGGACGAATTCCCGATGAAATTTGTACACAATTTGAAACCTgggcaaataaaaacaaagctttcTGCATAGAAACATCCAGAGGTAAgtgacaacatgttttttgtctgtgtcaaCTAACtccttcttccctttttttaaaaagtgctttttGACATGAAAACTACCTGACTAACTAACTGATTTACCGTTTCTTAAGCTAACTCCCGCTAAAGTGTTGTAAGTTGTAATTGAGGCACAGACTGCTGCTCTTcagcacgcacgcacgcacgcacgcacacaccacCGGCGAGAAGAGGAGAGgcgagagatagagagagagcgagcgagcgagggagagagagagagagggagagcgctCGGTTATTTCTCCCGGGCTCCGACCGAGCCTGTGTGGTCTGTTGAGCTGGGATGTCCTCTCATACACTGTTGCTAAGGAAATGGATGGCATGAATGGACCCGCTGAATTCTCTTCCTCGCCCCCTCGTCAGCCTACTGTCTTTcaatgtgtgactgtgtgtgtttacaggaatCACTGCGAACAACGTGACGCGTCAGCGCCAGCTCTGCACCAGCCGGGGTAAGGGATTATTTCAACATcgctttttcttcttccttggacataaaacaacagcaaacaattAAGACTGAGCTCCGAGGTTATTTCTTCAAGGCTGGAACGACCTATTTATTTAGACGAGAAAGACCACGATGCGCCGGCTAGAAAGTCcgacaaaataataattaaaaggaGCTGTACATTCACAAGTTTAATTCCAGCGGCGGACTAAATTATAAATAGCATTTTACCTGAAAATAACCTTGTATAACTTAAATGGAAAGGCTCGGTTTATTTAGTAAACAGCACTGACATCAAAGTGgcagaatatacagtatatgagtGGGGCGAGGGCGCTGCAGCTTTAAGTCCACATAGCTATTGAGCATTGCAAATACCACAAActcatttctccctctccaaTAACAGCTCTATGGGGCTCCGTTAAGGAAAAAGGAGAAGGCAGCACATAGaaaatgcacacatgctcaACAACCCACAGTGTTTTGCTTACCTACAGTCAGCCAGAGCCAGCTCTTATCGCTCGTGCTTCATGCTGTCCTTTGTTTCCAGCCAGAAAAAGTCTGTGCTTGTGTGAGGTGAAtgaggggagaaagaaagaggggagtGCAGGGGGACCCGCTCAGTTCAATTTCTCATTTCCGTCTCTCTCCTCCAGTCCAGTGGAGCTGCGGCTGAAGAACTGAGGAACTGGGGATTTTGACTGGCAGTTGGAACGCCACcaagggaggggagagaggcgGCTGGGCAGTGGGGTCGACGAGCCTGGCTGGCACTGGGTGAATGCTGCCAGGCGAGGACAAGGGCTGAGGCGGCAGCAGCATCGACTTTTAAAAGGAGCATGGCATCCACGGGCATGCAGATATTTGGATTTGTCCTGGCACTGTTGGGCATCATGGGTGCTATGGTGGCCACTGTGCTGCCCAACTGGAAGGTCAGCGCAGATGTGGGCTCCAACATCATCACAGCAATCTCCCAGATGCAGGGACTGTGGATGGACTGCACATGGTACAGCACAGGCATGTTCAGTTGCACACTTAAGTATTCGGTGCTTTCGCTACCTGCGTATTTGCAGACTGCCCGCACCACCATGGTGCTGTGCTGCGTACTGGCTGCCATGGGCCTCTGCCTTGCATCCCTGGGACTAAAATGCACACGTTGGGGAGGTGGACGGCGCTCCAAGCGGCATGCTGCGATCGCCAGTGGTGGCTGCTTTGTCGCTGCAGGCTTTCTGTGTCTGGTGCCTGCTTCCTGGTTTACCAACGAGGTCATCACCAACTTCCTGGACTCCAGTGTGCCCGAGAGCAATAAGTTTGAGCCTGGCGGTGCTGTGTATGTTGCCTTTGTTTCAGCAGGATTCCTCTTCGTTGGGGGGTCCATCTTCTGTATGTCCTGCTCAGGGAAGAGGCATGGCCCCCAGGACCTGGTTCTGCTCCCTCCCCCAGACAAATTgctgctccagcagcagcagcaacagctgctccagcagcagcaggagctccAGCACCAGTactgctctctctccccattAGACAATAAGACTGGCTACAGCCTGCAGGACTATGTGTAATAAAGCAGCGCTGTGTACGCTACGGCTAAAGGGAGATGAGCCTGAGGGGGAAACCATCACGGCTTATGCTAGACACTAGGCTCTATTCTagatggaggtggagaaaaAATGAGGGAGGAGGGCAACAACTTTGAATTCATTTTCCCCTTCTCCTCTATCTGgctcttctccttttttctgttttgcaagCACAAGCAGTGGAGGTATTCCCTGAGCAGCACCTTGGAACAAACAGCGTGAATGTGTAAGGAGCAAGGATAAGGTGCTGCAGAATCGAAGGAAGCCGCTAACCAAATGCAGACATCCTTCATCAGTAAATCACAGAAAGAGGTCCCTGGGGAATGGATTAAGCAAATAAGGAGGGCTCCcgagtagattttttttcctcaccaaAGGTTTGAATtgaaataagattttaaaaaaagcaatcATTTAGCTGCTATTTACAATCGTTTGGTACACTCCCATTTGACAAAATAGGCAACATAATGCCTGAGAGCAGTAGGTGGAAGTCCTCTCATAGCAAGCCATTGTAGTTTTTCGTATACTTATCCACTAGAATGCTACGTggaactgaaataaatggtcatATTTTTGTTAGCTACTAGAATGATGTTGATATTTTGCCTCTAAAGCATGCTGTGTGGAGCCTGTCTGTGTATTAATACAGCGGAATGCCTGGTAGAAGACTGAGACATAGCCACACAATGCCTGTGCCTGAAAAGCTGTAGAAACATTACCCTGCTGTAACTGTTCAAAGAGGACTGTCAGGAGGAATAGATGTGGGCTGCTGGGCTGGACTGGAGACtgaaaatgcagacaaacagatgCCTGCTTCCTTCTCTGCAGGTGGAAAtatgagagagatggagagaaaactgATAGAAAAGGTCCAATCCATCAGCAGAGTGGACTATCTCAtatgctgctttcatttttccATCCAGACAAAAACATCCTGCCTGTAAGTAGCAGCTACCCATCCCAATCCATTCCTGCACGCCCTCagacatgcacacccacacacttacTCACGCTCTTGTGTGTCTTCGTGAACACAGTAAACACTCAGACACGCCGGCTTTATGCATGTGCTTTTCACTCCTGTCATCCTCCTCCACACTGCCATGGAAACAGAATTCAGCATTCAAATATCTTTATTGTCTGGGGATATGTGCATGTCAGTCAGTGATTTGAAGTTGTTTGGGGAGGGGGGGTCTCTTTCCCTCGCCATGGCTCCATAAGCTTTAATCAGAGCCTCTGCTCACACTACTTTCACTAATCCCCTTTATTAGTCGGTGACATGAGGCAGCATCCTTGTTTTGTGGTCAGAGGGTTTTTGGAAAATGCTCTTCTCTGCTGCCCACTGCTGTGGTGTCCATACCACGCGAGTAGTCTCACAGGGATGAGCAGATGTTTAATGGTGCAGTGGCAGAGGAGCAAAAAAGAAGCAGAGTGGGAGAAGCTTCTTGAGTCATGGTCGACTGGGTTGCTGTGTGGCAGGCAGCTAAAAAAGGTTTGAGTCATTCTCCATATGTGACTTGTTTTCCAAGTGCGTCAGCAGTGCGCATACGCTACCAGCATGCACCTGCAGAAGGTCTCAGTGTCTTAAATTGCGGCCACTTGGCTATGCCACCGTTCCTCTGTTTCCTACCTGTCagtctgatcttttttttttacccactCCCTGTCCTGCTTGTGTCACATGTCACATGGATTATCACTGACAAGAGAACGCTGATGCATGTTGAAAGCATGGCTgcccaacacacatacacgtcagacacacataaacaaaactcCCACCTACTCATATGTCAGCAGCACTGTAGCGCTTTTAAACGGCCGTGTAccagagtgtgtctgtgttttttctgaggGGAGGATATTGGAGGAATATTGTTTTTGGTGCTCGAGACAGGCCTTGGCAGTGATGTATAAAAATGCAcattccctccttctctctcataAACATGCAGCTTCCTGGGGGAGAGCAGATGGCTAAGCCCAGCTCGCCACCTGCAGGCTGCTGCCTGCACGCTACGGGCATCTCTGTGGGCACCACTGCCGGCCCTGGCAGCCCTCTAGGGTCAGGTTTCTACCCCACCCTGAGCTAACCATCTTGTCCAGCACAGGCTTTAGCCGACAGAACTGGCCTCCTGACAATAACTCACTGCCCAGGCACCATAACCAATGCAATAAACAAAGTAAAGAATGTGCCATGTCATCAACTAATACTGACACGATATGTGTTTCGAGAATGTGCCAAATCGTCTCATGATGACACGTTTTAATACTATCTGGAgttctttctgtttatttttttattgcgTTGTTTGTACATGAATTATACATTAGCAAATGTTTTATGGATTTGTGATTTGTTCTGCCAGATTAAGTCTCAAGTCGACTGGATGCTTGTGTACAGTCCAGTGCAGCTTTCGAGGGTTATTTTAAATCCTCTTTATTCCTCATTTCCCAAAGCACAGCAAGACTTCACTGGGCATGAGAGTTTCATTGGGAAGACATGAGTGTGgtattttataaatgaaaaaaaaaaaaggatttgttCAGGACTGGTTCACTGTAGGTCTATGACAACTGTACACAAGTATCTAAGCTTTTAAaaggtgtttgtttttactgaggGATCAGAATTCCCTCAGATTTTTTCAATAGAAGATACAATACCATGTTCATACCATATCTTCTTTATAAGAAGACTACTCAATGCACCTTTACTTGTGTTACTTTATCTGACAGCAGTTTGTTTCAAATGGCTGAGCAATCCAAGCTCCCCCGGACCAGTACAAATACATAACACAACTGgcactctggaaaaaaaaagggaacgATTTCTGTCTGATAGCAGGGAAATAGGAGCTAgagattttctctttttttgtggcTGTGCAGCTTGATCATCAGCACGCAATTTCATTAGCTTATAAATGGCCAGAGTGCAAAGTGACTAGGTCCTAAAAGTCTAAAGAGTTACAACTCTCCTGCATATACTGTACCAAGACATTGATTTATCATTTTGATAACTGCAGCTTATTTTTGTGGATGCTTTAGCACTTCTTACTTTGCCAGAGCATATTTGTGATGATGAACAGTTCACAAGTTCTGATACAGTTGTCTCAATGTGCTTGTGCAAGTAGTTCTATTTTTTACCAATAAAACTTATTTTGTGAAAGCAAAATGTCTACCGTATGTATTCTGTTGTGTGCTTTTATGTGTGGCTGATAAGGATGGAGATAGAATTCATCTTCCTGCCAAATCTCAGAGATTGTTGGATGGTACAGGCTGTGCTGAGAGTGGGCAGGCAGCCTGCTCACACGCAGCACCCAGGAATACAGCAGCATCAGTCCAACTAAAATATGCATCCATAAAACATTACTGTGTGGAAATGGGTTTTGAAAAAGGAATTCTTTTAATACCATTCCCACCCACCCGGTTCCTGTCATTCCTTACTGAGATGACAGCACAAGGAACTAGATGGatgaaataataacagtatCCATGGGAGCATAGGGGAATGGGAGTTATCTCAGTCGTACAGTTTATCTGACACTAAGTCACAAGTTAAATAACAACATGCACAATAACTGCTAATGATATGCAATTAAATGGGCATAGAAGGAAACAGCTGAAGGATTCCTTTTACCTAGTTTAGTTAACCATTTAAATATCATCAATAATCAATTTAACACATTAGAGAGTGTGTATGAGGAATAGTCGCATAGGGCCAAATAAATGACAGCTTCAATTAACCACACAAATACTGAAAATGGCCTGAAATGATACGTTAGTTGACAGTTCTGATAACTGATaaattgtttcagtcatttattgAACAAgaaatttctgcttttctttattaaactaaatatctttgggttggACAGATGGTTGAATAAAGCATTTAATTTGAAGGCGCCACTTTGTGCTCTTGCAAACATGACAGGCATTTTTCAatatattctgacattttatagacaacaataaatcaagaaaataatcagcaaattaGTCTAGGGCTACAACtaactaattattttcattatcgattaatctgaGGATTATTTTAATAGTTCATCGTTTATTCATTTGGCCTAGAAAATTTAAGATTATAGCAGGAAATGCCCGTACAATTTCCTATATCGATTTTATTATCACATTAGACAAGGTAACGCGGCAAATAATCAAAATTGAGATGGGAACATTTGGcgtttttgcttgaaaaattacattaatcagttatcaaaataacATCACATAAGCTTCATCAGTGCTGCCTCTTTTAAAACCTCTTTTCTGGTTCTAAATAAGCATAGTATGACATATCTATAACATTAACTTAAAGGAGGAACGCTGAGATGTAGAAAAAAGATATAAATGCTTAAAGCACAACTTCTCTGAATGATCAAAGCTCAAACAACTTGCTGTGTGAAGATGTTTATAGCCTAAACCATCAGAATACAGCAGAGTATgttttgcagctttaatatcTGTGACATATAGCCTATACAGTTCAGATGAAGCGCTTATTAAGTAGTTACTTTCCAAAAGGATCTGGGCTCTCATTACAGCTGATTGGAGCCTCGCTGACACCGGCTGAGTGAGAATGTGCTTTCCTGAAACAAACATGGATTATTCAAGGCTCTCATTCTCCCACTCCTCTTGGTTATGCAACAGGAGTGCAGATCAAATAACTACTCCTCTCATGGGGAAACGCTAATAAGATGTGCTCCTCTGTGTATTTAACCTACATTTTCCATCAAAGGATTTCACCCCGAGTTGCCGCTATGACACATCCGGAATGTGAGCTTAGATGACGGGGAGGTGAGCGCTCGTCAATTTGAGGCAGGGGTTAATCATGTGCGAAGCTTCTTCTTTGAACTCTCCCTGCCACATCAAATTGGCAGCTTATTTTACTGACCTTCTCGACCAGCAAATAACCTTTCCAAAGACCATCCAAAGAAAAAGACCCGGGAGATAGGAGGGGAAAAGGCGATGGCCGCTCACAAAAGCACTCCACCAGTCATTCTTTGCAGACACAAAGATCGAGATGGATATCTGAGCATGTTAAGGAACCGTCATGCCATCGCTCACCAAAACTCCATTAACCATCACCACATTGCTCAAAATGCAAGCACCCAAATCATTCTAGCACTGTCACCATACTTAATGTGTGGCTCTTTGTTTCAGACAGCTGTTATGCTCATGAAGGTTCGTACTGAAGATAGAATGCGGTCATCAACACTGACGGGGATGACCTTCCTTTGTTGGGAGCTGCTCTCCTCTGGTCCCGGTTGCACATGTGAGGCTGGGGAATAATAGCAACGACCTTGGCTGTGCAGTAAACTGCTGAGAAAGGCAGTAAAAGCTATGGAGATGACAAAAGGAGAGCTTGTAGGAAAACAATACACTCTGACAGTTCAAAGGAGGCCCTTTAATATTTCAGCTTGGGGTGGGAATGTGTGACTGGGAGGACTTGGTAAGCTGAAGGTGAGGGAGGCTAAATGGTTGAAAGGTGTGGATGCATCAGCAGAGATTACTGTGTTGTGCTGGAGAAGACTAAAATGTCTTAATGAGAGTGCAGGAACACAACAAGCTAAGGCAGAGGCATACTTTCACACATGGAGAGAAAGATTGATTCAGCTGTCAGTTAAACATTTCTTTTAGCTGAAACAATCATGATAactatcattttttttcttttacttggACCTGTAAAAAACCTAATCAACACACCCACTAAATCCAACCTACACCTTTAGCCCCTCTAAAAAGCCTGAAATGAAGTCATGAAATCAGTGTGCATGAAGTTTAAATTACAGCGTTCACATAACCCTTCATGTTAATAGCTTATAGATTGATGCCTCCTATTatgtggagttttttttatcGTAGCACGACTAGCAATTTACTTTATTTGGTATTTGTTTATCTGAAGCTGACCTCCTTTCTTCGGGATACAGCCAGGGTTTTAGCATTATTCCTCAAAATACCTGCATATTCTCTTGGCGTTCTCACTAACTAAACAGAGCTGAATCTGCTAAACTCTGAGCGCTGACTCTGAGCGAACCCGGCACAGTTTCTTGTTAGGAGGAGCAATAGATCTCTGGAGATCTTCATAATCCAACTCTGCCAACCTCGGCATTTTGtttaaggagagagagagagggggaggagggtaTTTTTAGCTTTTCTTTACCTTGGCTCTGTGATGCATTGAGAGACCGAGCCTTCGGGCGTTTACCTTGCTGGCACGAGTCATTGAAATAACTTTCCCCGATACTCTTGATACCATGTTTGACCCCGTTTAGGAGATAGGAATAGGCCTAGATGAATTGTGTGCCTGTAGAATGTGCAGTGGGGAGGTGAGAAAGCAGTGTAGCCCCTTCGAGTAGATTCTCACTCTTTACTGTTGAGGCAAGAGCTGGGCCACTTCAGGTCACGGTGAAGATATCCATCACTGAGCCTGCCAGTGCAGTAGACTGGACTGAGGTGGGTCACATTCAACACTAAAACACCCTCTGACTTCATCTAGATAGACCTATTTTGATACTTTAAGCTGATACATTAGCTGAAGAGCAAAccagaaagacaagaaaaattACCAGCTAAAAATACTGGTTCTGGAATATACAGTTTATCAGCTAATTTCTTCCTGCTGAGTCCAAATCCTCCCTGATAACTGACAGCCATAGTGGATGCTCAATGCAGCATTAACAAATTTAATTTAAGCTCTGCTCATCTGGCCTGTGCTCTTGGTAGCCAACTGTGTACAAGGCGAACATCTGTAGGGCTCTCCTCCTGTGAGGCTCGGTTAGTTGGTGGGTGATGGCTGATGCAGCCATTACT includes:
- the LOC108897993 gene encoding claudin-20, which gives rise to MASTGMQIFGFVLALLGIMGAMVATVLPNWKVSADVGSNIITAISQMQGLWMDCTWYSTGMFSCTLKYSVLSLPAYLQTARTTMVLCCVLAAMGLCLASLGLKCTRWGGGRRSKRHAAIASGGCFVAAGFLCLVPASWFTNEVITNFLDSSVPESNKFEPGGAVYVAFVSAGFLFVGGSIFCMSCSGKRHGPQDLVLLPPPDKLLLQQQQQQLLQQQQELQHQYCSLSPLDNKTGYSLQDYV